From Trichocoleus sp. FACHB-46, one genomic window encodes:
- a CDS encoding saccharopine dehydrogenase-like oxidoreductase: protein MSEAQATNLNYSPSSFSSVKAPIRVGILGFGGLGQAAARVLAPKQEMLWVAVADQKGYAYASEGLSPQQCITTYQAEGSIGYLETGGVLSNNSIADLIQQVGNVDGYFLALPNLPNTFMASVARQFIAAGWQGVLVDAIKRTSAVEQLLGMQAELQAAGITYMTGCGATPGLLTAGAALAAQSYAEIHSVKITFGVGIANWEAYRATVREDIAHLPGYNVEKARAMTDAEIETLLDQTNGLITLENMEHADDVMLELAGICPRDRVTVGGVVDTRNPKKPLSTNVQVTGRTFEGKISTHTFTLGDETSMAANVCGPAFGYLKAGFNLRQRGIYGLLSAAEVMPQFVR from the coding sequence ATGAGCGAAGCGCAAGCGACAAATTTGAACTATTCTCCATCCAGTTTTTCGTCTGTAAAGGCACCCATTCGAGTTGGAATCCTTGGCTTTGGCGGATTGGGTCAGGCAGCGGCTAGAGTTCTCGCTCCTAAACAAGAGATGCTCTGGGTCGCAGTAGCCGACCAAAAGGGATACGCCTATGCATCTGAAGGGTTATCTCCGCAGCAATGTATCACGACATATCAGGCTGAAGGTTCTATTGGATACCTAGAAACTGGAGGTGTGCTGAGTAATAACAGCATTGCTGACTTGATTCAACAGGTAGGTAACGTCGATGGCTACTTCTTAGCGTTACCAAACTTGCCCAACACATTTATGGCTTCTGTGGCACGGCAGTTTATCGCAGCAGGTTGGCAAGGGGTGCTGGTGGATGCGATCAAGCGCACTAGTGCCGTAGAACAGCTCTTAGGCATGCAAGCGGAATTGCAAGCGGCAGGAATTACCTACATGACAGGATGTGGAGCGACTCCTGGCTTATTGACGGCGGGTGCGGCTTTAGCAGCCCAAAGTTATGCGGAAATTCACAGCGTCAAAATTACTTTTGGGGTAGGGATTGCTAACTGGGAAGCCTATCGAGCAACCGTGCGAGAAGACATCGCCCATCTGCCTGGCTACAACGTCGAAAAAGCGAGAGCCATGACCGATGCCGAGATAGAAACCCTGTTGGACCAAACCAATGGTCTAATTACGCTAGAAAATATGGAACATGCTGATGATGTGATGTTGGAGCTGGCAGGCATCTGCCCTCGCGATCGCGTCACTGTGGGAGGCGTAGTTGATACTCGTAACCCCAAGAAGCCCCTTAGCACTAATGTCCAAGTGACGGGACGAACCTTTGAGGGCAAAATCTCAACTCACACCTTTACTTTAGGAGATGAAACCAGCATGGCTGCTAATGTCTGCGGTCCCGCCTTCGGTTATCTCAAAGCTGGGTTTAATCTGCGTCAGCGTGGGATCTACGGATTGTTGAGTGCTGCGGAAGTGATGCCGCAATTTGTGCGATAA
- the grpE gene encoding nucleotide exchange factor GrpE — protein MMGEENQPENLQDLTVDSSGSPEEIADQTMSIEADLNSEEFNLASQANDDSPTAASSENGSFTLEPDNAASESEYQAALEELSQEVESLRTQVDDRTNQYVRIAADFDNFRRRAQKEKEELEEKIKCSTITELLPVVDNFERARSHIKPQNDGEMNIHKSYQSVYKQLVDCLKRVGVSPMRSEGKDFDPNLHEAVMREATDKHPEGTVVEELVRGYMLGDRVLRHAMVKVAAAPDPVVTSEESDRGHGDS, from the coding sequence ATGATGGGTGAAGAAAATCAGCCAGAGAACCTTCAAGATCTGACAGTTGATTCTTCTGGGTCTCCTGAAGAAATAGCCGACCAAACCATGTCAATAGAAGCAGATTTAAATTCCGAAGAATTCAACTTGGCCTCCCAGGCCAATGATGATAGTCCTACAGCAGCAAGCTCTGAGAATGGAAGTTTCACTTTGGAGCCTGATAATGCTGCAAGTGAATCTGAGTATCAGGCAGCTCTAGAAGAGTTATCTCAAGAAGTGGAGTCTCTCAGGACTCAGGTAGACGACCGGACTAATCAATATGTCAGGATCGCCGCAGACTTTGATAACTTCCGCAGACGGGCTCAGAAAGAAAAAGAAGAGCTAGAAGAAAAAATTAAGTGCTCCACCATTACCGAGTTGTTGCCTGTCGTAGACAACTTTGAGCGGGCTCGCTCCCACATCAAGCCGCAAAATGACGGCGAGATGAACATTCACAAGAGCTATCAGAGTGTCTACAAGCAGCTCGTAGACTGCTTGAAGCGAGTTGGCGTTTCGCCGATGCGATCTGAAGGTAAAGACTTCGACCCAAACCTGCATGAAGCAGTGATGCGAGAAGCCACAGATAAGCATCCAGAGGGCACCGTTGTAGAGGAGTTAGTCCGAGGCTATATGCTTGGCGATCGCGTCTTGCGTCACGCAATGGTGAAAGTTGCTGCTGCTCCAGACCCCGTGGTAACCTCTGAGGAGAGTGACCGAGGTCATGG
- a CDS encoding type II secretion system F family protein, with amino-acid sequence MPTYIASARDARGNAKKQKITANSPGEARSTLREQGFVVQDLKEDKSLDLSKIDLQKFQLAFTSVSVKDKAVFSRQFAALVNAGVAMVRSLGVLSEQCTNPKLKASLLEINGDVQQGTNLSDAMRKHPQCFDMLYVSMVQAGEVGGVLDEVLNRLAKLLEDIARLQNQIKSAMAYPVTVGVLATVIFIGMTVFLLPTFASIFEELGTELPAFTQAMLAISKFLRTPQYVVGLILILFGLSFAYKQYYKTRAGRETIDRLSLKAPLFGDLIQKTATARFCRTFGALTRSGVPILTALEIVRDTAGNQVVSNAIDEARREIQTGGMISIALQREQVFPIMAIQMISIGEETGEVDKMLMKVADFYEDEVEQAVKALTSIMEPIMIMFLGGMVGSILLSMYLPMFKVFESIG; translated from the coding sequence ATGCCTACTTACATTGCCAGTGCACGTGATGCCAGAGGAAATGCCAAAAAACAAAAAATCACTGCAAATTCTCCGGGTGAAGCTCGTTCTACGTTAAGAGAACAAGGCTTTGTGGTCCAAGACCTTAAGGAGGACAAGAGCCTTGACCTTAGTAAGATTGACCTTCAGAAGTTTCAGCTTGCTTTCACGAGCGTTTCAGTCAAAGATAAGGCCGTTTTCTCCCGACAGTTTGCTGCGCTTGTGAATGCTGGGGTGGCAATGGTTCGTAGTTTGGGTGTGCTATCTGAGCAATGCACAAATCCCAAACTCAAAGCATCACTTCTAGAAATTAATGGAGACGTACAGCAAGGTACTAATCTATCGGATGCAATGCGTAAGCATCCCCAGTGCTTTGATATGTTGTACGTCAGCATGGTGCAAGCAGGTGAGGTAGGCGGTGTACTCGACGAGGTACTCAATCGTCTAGCTAAACTTCTAGAAGATATTGCTCGGTTGCAAAACCAGATTAAGTCAGCAATGGCTTATCCTGTAACCGTCGGTGTTTTGGCAACGGTTATTTTTATTGGTATGACCGTTTTCCTCTTACCAACCTTTGCTTCTATCTTTGAGGAATTAGGAACAGAGCTGCCAGCTTTTACCCAAGCTATGCTCGCTATTAGTAAATTCCTAAGAACTCCCCAGTACGTTGTAGGCCTAATTCTGATTCTCTTTGGCCTTAGTTTTGCCTATAAGCAGTACTACAAAACACGGGCAGGTCGCGAAACTATCGATCGCTTGTCCCTGAAAGCACCTTTGTTTGGCGACTTGATTCAGAAGACTGCAACTGCTCGCTTTTGCCGTACTTTCGGAGCCTTAACCCGCTCTGGAGTGCCCATTCTTACAGCTCTAGAGATTGTGAGAGATACGGCGGGTAACCAAGTCGTTTCTAATGCGATTGATGAAGCTCGGAGAGAAATTCAAACAGGCGGCATGATTAGCATTGCTCTCCAGAGAGAACAAGTCTTCCCAATCATGGCTATTCAGATGATTAGCATTGGGGAAGAAACTGGGGAAGTTGACAAAATGCTGATGAAAGTCGCTGACTTTTATGAGGATGAGGTGGAGCAGGCAGTAAAAGCTCTAACCAGCATTATGGAACCGATTATGATCATGTTCTTAGGAGGCATGGTAGGTTCGATTCTGCTTTCCATGTATCTGCCTATGTTCAAGGTTTTCGAAAGCATTGGCTAA
- a CDS encoding GspE/PulE family protein, which yields MTNSSSQRRALIVKNDFSPFGNKLIQSGYVNHEQMQQALIESRKSGRPITEVLETITGRQLTPDLLRQYKKQQLFELKILYGVESLDPEVSDITASQVGHLIDTLIPIDICRRYRLVPLSRHDSPPGVLVAMVDPDNLDAQDDLNRILRAQGLALSRMVITLEDYNQLISKYLDEQVEKTKQIEIQKSVDVQSDLEGLENLDLQDAPEDMEANLDDVAKGASDAPVISLVNKILIKALQDGVSDIHIEPQEEYLRIRFRKDGVLRQAFDPLPKKIIPAVTARFKIISELDIAERRAPQDGRIRRVFQDRKIDFRVNTLPSRYGEKVVLRILDNSATQLGLDKLISDPDSLQIVQEMVKRPFGLILVTGPTGSGKTTTLYSALAERNDPGVNISTAEDPIEYSLPGINQVQVIREKGMDFAAILRAFLRQDPDVILVGETRDKETAKTAIEAALTGHLVLTTLHTNDAAGAIARLDEMGVEPFMVSGALLGVVAQRLMRRVCPECRIPYNPDPNELAKFGMSSTHDAGVTFYKANTLQPEQIQEARAQNQLCSVCNGVGYKGRNGVYEVMRITEQLQVLIAQGAPTERIKEVAVEEGMQTLLAYSLNLVRRGATTLEEVERVTFTDTGLEAELKAKRKSSLTCRVCGAEAKPEWIDCPYCTTPRFQD from the coding sequence ATGACTAACTCTTCATCACAGCGGCGCGCCCTTATCGTCAAGAATGACTTCTCTCCCTTTGGGAATAAGCTCATTCAGTCTGGGTATGTCAACCACGAACAGATGCAGCAGGCTCTGATTGAGAGTCGTAAATCTGGCAGACCGATTACAGAAGTTCTAGAGACTATTACAGGGCGTCAACTTACTCCCGACCTGCTGCGGCAGTACAAGAAGCAGCAGCTTTTTGAACTGAAGATTCTCTATGGGGTTGAGTCCCTTGACCCTGAAGTCAGTGACATTACTGCAAGTCAGGTGGGGCATTTAATTGATACTCTGATCCCCATTGACATTTGCCGCCGCTACCGATTAGTACCGCTCTCTAGGCATGACTCCCCCCCTGGTGTCTTGGTCGCAATGGTTGATCCTGACAACTTAGACGCTCAGGATGACCTCAATCGCATTCTGCGGGCTCAAGGCTTAGCTTTGTCTCGGATGGTGATCACGCTGGAAGACTACAACCAGCTGATTTCTAAATACTTAGATGAGCAAGTTGAGAAAACTAAGCAAATCGAAATTCAAAAGTCTGTTGATGTTCAATCTGACTTGGAAGGCTTAGAAAATTTGGATCTTCAGGATGCCCCTGAAGATATGGAAGCCAATCTAGATGATGTCGCCAAAGGAGCATCCGACGCTCCAGTCATTAGCTTGGTCAACAAAATCCTCATCAAAGCGTTGCAAGACGGAGTCTCTGACATCCACATTGAACCCCAAGAGGAATACTTAAGAATTCGTTTCCGCAAGGATGGGGTGCTACGTCAGGCATTTGATCCACTACCCAAAAAAATCATTCCAGCCGTCACAGCCCGCTTCAAGATTATTTCTGAACTAGACATTGCTGAGCGTAGAGCTCCCCAAGACGGTCGGATTCGGCGGGTTTTTCAGGACCGCAAAATTGACTTCCGGGTCAACACCCTGCCTAGCCGTTATGGCGAGAAGGTAGTTTTACGAATCCTTGATAACTCAGCGACTCAACTGGGCCTAGATAAGTTGATCTCTGATCCAGACTCCTTGCAGATTGTCCAAGAGATGGTTAAACGTCCCTTCGGCCTAATTCTAGTGACGGGACCGACTGGTTCTGGTAAAACCACTACTCTGTACTCAGCTTTAGCAGAACGTAACGATCCAGGCGTCAATATCAGTACGGCAGAAGACCCAATTGAGTACTCTTTACCGGGTATCAATCAAGTCCAGGTCATTCGTGAAAAGGGTATGGACTTTGCGGCCATTCTGCGGGCGTTCCTTCGACAAGACCCAGATGTGATTCTGGTGGGTGAAACCCGGGACAAGGAAACCGCGAAAACGGCGATTGAGGCAGCCTTGACTGGGCACTTGGTATTAACCACCCTTCATACCAATGACGCTGCTGGCGCGATCGCTCGTCTAGATGAAATGGGCGTAGAACCATTCATGGTTTCTGGAGCCCTACTTGGAGTTGTGGCTCAACGTCTCATGCGACGGGTCTGCCCCGAATGTCGGATTCCTTATAACCCTGATCCTAACGAACTAGCCAAGTTTGGGATGTCTAGCACTCACGATGCGGGAGTCACTTTCTATAAAGCGAACACACTACAGCCAGAGCAAATTCAGGAAGCTAGAGCGCAAAATCAGCTTTGCTCTGTTTGTAATGGCGTTGGCTATAAAGGGCGTAATGGTGTTTATGAGGTGATGCGAATTACGGAGCAACTGCAAGTTCTGATTGCCCAAGGTGCACCTACGGAGCGGATCAAAGAGGTTGCCGTTGAAGAAGGCATGCAGACCTTACTCGCCTACAGTCTTAACTTAGTGCGTCGAGGTGCTACGACATTAGAAGAAGTGGAACGGGTAACCTTTACTGACACAGGCTTGGAAGCTGAGCTTAAAGCTAAGCGCAAGAGTTCCCTAACTTGTCGGGTTTGTGGAGCTGAGGCTAAACCAGAATGGATAGACTGCCCTTACTGCACTACTCCTCGTTTCCAAGATTGA
- a CDS encoding YiaA/YiaB family inner membrane protein, translating into MQDMGPQVHSPGWLIQSWASFALAISATAIGIAYLPVDNWTKGFMGMGLTFSVGSTFSVAKTTRDSHEARKLAYKLDEARAEKLLKEHHPLV; encoded by the coding sequence ATGCAAGATATGGGACCTCAAGTTCACAGCCCAGGCTGGCTTATTCAGTCTTGGGCATCTTTTGCTCTCGCAATTTCTGCAACAGCCATCGGCATTGCTTATCTGCCCGTAGATAACTGGACTAAAGGGTTTATGGGCATGGGCCTAACCTTCTCGGTTGGATCTACATTCAGCGTTGCTAAAACTACCCGTGACTCCCATGAGGCGAGAAAGCTAGCTTACAAACTAGATGAAGCAAGGGCAGAAAAGTTGCTCAAAGAACATCACCCCCTCGTTTAG
- a CDS encoding serine/threonine-protein kinase produces the protein MTPPSIPVGTLLRQRYAIQQVLGQGGFSRTYLALDVERFNEPCVLKELAVPQQDGALLAKAEALFQREATVLYQIQHSQIPRFLAAFEDNQRLFSVQEFVDGQTYRHLLQERKTQGKVFSELEVLQFLSHLLPVLTYIHDRNIIHRDISLENIILRLRPSRAEEVAANSTLGLPILIDFGAVKSVANYLYTAFPSFSTSSYPSEITCVGKAGYAPPEQLQTGKVHPHSDLYALAATSLVLLTGKEPKTLLDSGTLNWQLRPYAQISDRFEAILYKMLSLRPGDRYQSAQAVLTELQPLLETAVPTTQLNSGANVAASAAVIAGSSILSSKLSQAMSGDRPFVQFGAANQNKTLKGSKKWHRWIGVSVGIAITLLLALTVPVLWRLTVAGGPQRNEVWVSGARIPQSEASQIIGSKQDANATSSRTNQAEPIQFDSGAISSVIQGNLQNQPLKSYVLRAAQGQIMTVALTGPEVTMNLLRSDQQGIDAAAYATQSWTGQLPKDDDYLIQVVGGGAYKLEVAITPLSQAIAVSTQAIARITIAPGATGAKVAGSVVPEQPRRYLLAARRGQTGVVKVIQGSVRIQAIAPNGQSIGNLNGQQPQVWRGKFPADGDYTLEISSLKPEKFTISLQFL, from the coding sequence ATGACGCCCCCTTCAATTCCTGTAGGAACGCTGTTACGGCAACGGTACGCAATTCAGCAAGTTTTAGGTCAAGGTGGATTTAGCCGGACTTATTTAGCGCTGGACGTGGAACGTTTTAATGAACCTTGCGTGTTGAAGGAGTTGGCGGTACCGCAGCAAGATGGAGCTTTATTGGCAAAAGCCGAGGCCCTGTTTCAGCGAGAAGCTACGGTACTCTACCAAATTCAGCATTCGCAAATTCCTCGGTTTCTAGCCGCTTTTGAGGATAATCAACGTTTATTTTCTGTGCAAGAGTTTGTGGATGGTCAAACTTACCGTCATCTTTTGCAAGAGAGAAAAACGCAGGGAAAAGTGTTTTCAGAGCTAGAAGTCTTGCAGTTTCTTAGTCATCTGTTACCAGTTTTGACCTACATTCACGATCGCAACATTATTCATCGTGATATTTCTCTCGAAAATATTATTTTACGGCTGCGACCTAGCCGAGCTGAAGAGGTGGCTGCTAACTCTACTCTGGGTTTGCCCATCCTGATTGATTTTGGGGCGGTCAAATCGGTTGCTAATTACCTCTATACTGCTTTTCCTTCGTTCTCCACTTCTTCTTATCCTTCGGAGATTACCTGTGTAGGCAAAGCAGGCTACGCACCTCCAGAGCAGTTACAAACGGGCAAGGTACATCCTCATAGCGATTTATATGCTTTAGCTGCCACTAGCTTAGTTTTGTTAACTGGCAAAGAACCCAAGACTTTGCTGGATAGCGGCACCTTAAACTGGCAGTTGCGCCCCTATGCGCAGATTAGCGATCGCTTTGAAGCCATTTTGTACAAGATGCTGTCGTTACGTCCAGGCGATCGGTACCAGTCTGCTCAAGCAGTGCTTACTGAACTGCAACCTCTGCTAGAAACGGCTGTACCGACGACCCAGCTAAATTCCGGGGCCAATGTTGCAGCTTCTGCCGCCGTTATTGCGGGTTCATCCATTCTGTCGTCCAAGTTAAGCCAGGCTATGAGTGGCGATCGCCCCTTCGTACAATTTGGAGCTGCTAACCAAAATAAAACTTTGAAAGGTTCCAAAAAATGGCACCGCTGGATCGGCGTGAGTGTTGGCATTGCCATCACGCTGCTGTTAGCGCTAACGGTACCAGTGCTGTGGCGCTTGACCGTAGCAGGTGGACCACAGCGCAATGAGGTTTGGGTGTCTGGGGCTCGGATTCCTCAATCGGAAGCTTCTCAAATCATTGGCTCTAAGCAAGATGCCAATGCCACTTCATCTAGAACGAATCAGGCTGAACCGATTCAATTTGATTCAGGAGCTATTTCCAGCGTCATCCAGGGCAACTTACAAAACCAACCGTTGAAATCCTATGTTCTTAGAGCCGCGCAAGGTCAAATTATGACAGTGGCCCTGACTGGACCTGAGGTGACAATGAACTTACTAAGGTCTGATCAACAAGGCATTGATGCGGCTGCTTACGCCACTCAGAGCTGGACGGGTCAGTTGCCCAAAGATGACGACTACTTAATCCAAGTGGTTGGTGGTGGGGCTTACAAGCTAGAAGTAGCGATTACACCGCTAAGCCAGGCGATCGCAGTCTCTACCCAAGCGATCGCTCGCATTACAATTGCTCCTGGGGCAACGGGCGCTAAAGTTGCCGGAAGCGTTGTTCCAGAACAGCCCCGCCGATACTTATTAGCGGCTAGGCGAGGCCAAACAGGAGTAGTTAAGGTGATACAAGGGTCGGTTCGTATCCAGGCGATCGCACCCAATGGTCAGTCTATCGGTAACTTGAATGGGCAACAGCCGCAAGTTTGGCGCGGCAAATTTCCTGCCGATGGAGACTATACACTCGAAATTTCGTCTCTCAAGCCTGAAAAGTTTACGATCTCCCTGCAATTTCTCTAA
- a CDS encoding DUF2997 domain-containing protein, with protein METLEFVIYPDGRVLEKVTGIVGASCAEVTAAIEAQLGQVLSHEATSEFFATTVQQATTVSTQATFSEW; from the coding sequence ATGGAAACATTGGAGTTTGTGATTTACCCAGATGGTCGGGTCCTGGAAAAAGTAACCGGGATTGTTGGTGCCTCTTGTGCTGAAGTTACCGCAGCCATTGAAGCTCAGCTAGGGCAGGTACTCAGCCATGAGGCGACCTCAGAGTTTTTTGCTACAACGGTGCAACAGGCTACGACGGTATCCACTCAGGCTACTTTTAGTGAGTGGTAA
- a CDS encoding DUF1257 domain-containing protein — MSHFSQIKTQIRNLTSLQAALSDLGVDWKSGPQAVRGYRGQTTTADLTIEQKNGYDIGFSWNGSAYELVADLQFWQQNWSVDRFLNKVTQRYAYHTIVKEGAQSGFQVAEQQQNEDGSVRLVLQRWSA; from the coding sequence ATGTCACACTTTAGCCAAATTAAAACTCAAATCCGCAACCTCACCTCCTTACAAGCAGCATTGAGCGATCTAGGAGTTGACTGGAAGTCTGGTCCTCAGGCTGTTAGAGGATACCGTGGGCAAACCACCACGGCTGATCTTACTATTGAACAGAAGAATGGTTACGACATTGGTTTTAGCTGGAACGGCAGTGCCTACGAGTTAGTGGCAGATTTGCAGTTTTGGCAACAAAATTGGTCTGTCGATCGCTTCCTCAACAAAGTGACGCAGCGCTACGCCTACCACACCATTGTCAAGGAAGGGGCGCAATCGGGGTTTCAAGTTGCTGAGCAACAACAAAATGAAGACGGTTCAGTTCGCTTAGTGCTACAGCGCTGGAGTGCGTAA
- a CDS encoding ferredoxin gives MSDFPSPFADPNSSHVGGEGQANLRTGFEPELGGHWRDAAERSGLEPELGGSFRQKGVYVDEITCIGCKHCAHVARNTFYIEPDYGRSRVIRQDGDPEDIVQEAIDTCPVDCIHWVDYTELRQLEEERKYQVIPLPGFPVDRAVIATNRRRQKLRIRRK, from the coding sequence ATGTCTGACTTTCCTTCACCTTTCGCAGACCCTAACAGTTCGCATGTGGGAGGTGAAGGCCAAGCAAACTTGCGGACTGGTTTTGAACCAGAACTCGGTGGTCACTGGCGGGACGCTGCTGAACGCTCTGGTCTGGAGCCAGAACTGGGCGGCAGCTTTAGGCAGAAGGGAGTCTACGTTGATGAGATTACCTGCATCGGCTGTAAGCATTGTGCTCATGTGGCACGAAATACCTTCTATATCGAGCCAGATTATGGGCGATCGCGAGTAATTCGTCAGGATGGCGATCCGGAAGACATTGTTCAAGAAGCGATCGATACTTGTCCCGTAGACTGCATTCATTGGGTAGACTACACCGAACTCAGGCAGCTAGAAGAAGAACGGAAGTATCAAGTCATACCACTTCCCGGTTTTCCAGTTGACCGGGCTGTGATTGCTACCAATCGTCGCCGTCAAAAGCTGAGAATTCGCCGTAAGTGA
- a CDS encoding type IV pilus twitching motility protein PilT, which translates to MELMIEDLMEEVIERGGSDLHLSSGLPPYIRVSGHLTPTEHEVLTSESCQRLIFSMLNNTQRKNLEQNWELDCSYGVKGLARFRVNVYKDRGTYAACLRALSSKIPSMDLLGLPDIVREMSEKPRGLVLVTGPTGSGKSTTLASMINNINMTRAEHILTVEDPIEFVYESVKSVIHQRQVGEDTKSFANALRAALREDPDVILVGEMRDLETIQLAISAAETGHLVFGTLHTSSASQTVDRMVDVFPPEQQMQVRVQLSNSLVAVFSQTLVPKKNVKPGEYGRIMAQEIMVVTPAIANLIREGKTSQIYSAIQTGGKLGMQTLEKVLSDLYKAGSISFEAAISKTSRPDEMQRMIGGAPAAAQAGTAARH; encoded by the coding sequence ATGGAATTAATGATTGAAGACTTGATGGAAGAAGTGATCGAGCGGGGTGGTTCAGACCTGCACCTTTCTTCTGGACTGCCTCCCTACATTCGCGTCAGTGGTCACTTAACTCCTACAGAGCACGAAGTCTTGACGTCTGAGAGCTGCCAGAGACTTATCTTCAGCATGCTAAACAACACCCAGCGGAAGAATTTGGAGCAGAACTGGGAGCTAGATTGCTCTTATGGTGTTAAAGGATTGGCTCGTTTCCGAGTCAACGTTTATAAGGACAGAGGAACCTACGCCGCTTGTTTAAGAGCTTTAAGTTCCAAAATTCCTAGCATGGACCTCTTAGGGTTGCCAGACATTGTCCGAGAAATGTCAGAAAAGCCTAGAGGCTTAGTGCTCGTTACTGGCCCAACCGGATCGGGTAAGTCAACCACCTTGGCTTCCATGATCAACAACATCAATATGACTCGCGCAGAGCATATTCTCACGGTTGAGGACCCAATTGAATTTGTCTATGAATCAGTTAAGAGCGTGATTCACCAGCGCCAAGTCGGTGAAGACACCAAGAGTTTCGCGAATGCGCTAAGAGCGGCTTTACGGGAAGACCCAGACGTCATCCTTGTAGGTGAAATGCGGGACTTGGAAACGATTCAACTTGCCATCTCAGCCGCTGAAACAGGCCACTTAGTATTTGGTACATTGCATACCAGTTCTGCTTCACAAACCGTTGACCGGATGGTAGACGTGTTTCCCCCGGAGCAGCAAATGCAAGTACGAGTACAATTATCCAACTCCTTAGTTGCTGTCTTCAGTCAGACTCTCGTTCCCAAAAAGAACGTCAAGCCGGGTGAATACGGTCGAATCATGGCTCAGGAAATCATGGTTGTCACCCCAGCTATTGCTAACTTGATTCGAGAAGGAAAAACATCCCAAATCTATTCCGCGATTCAAACAGGCGGTAAATTAGGGATGCAAACCTTGGAAAAAGTTTTGTCCGATCTCTATAAAGCTGGAAGTATTTCTTTCGAGGCTGCCATCTCGAAGACTTCACGACCTGACGAGATGCAGCGGATGATTGGTGGAGCACCTGCTGCGGCCCAGGCAGGTACAGCCGCTAGACACTAG